A genomic window from Streptomyces broussonetiae includes:
- a CDS encoding maleylpyruvate isomerase family mycothiol-dependent enzyme produces the protein MGTAADTAATAAAIAAERRELADFFETLTPLQWAAPSLCAGWRVREVVAHMSMGFRYPTARILAELLKARGSLHRTTDRLARKDAAAHSDAELAAFLRIHAHHPWKPPVGGLVAALGHDVVHGLDVTVALGLDRTVPEDRLRTLLDAVDPRAFRVFGTDLTGVRLCADDLDWSFGTGAPLYGRGQDLLLVAYGRRLPAGRLRGDEVHRFVTA, from the coding sequence ATGGGGACAGCAGCAGACACCGCCGCCACAGCCGCCGCCATCGCCGCCGAGCGTCGCGAATTGGCCGATTTCTTCGAGACGTTGACGCCCCTGCAGTGGGCGGCGCCCAGTCTCTGCGCGGGCTGGCGGGTACGGGAGGTCGTGGCGCACATGTCGATGGGGTTCAGGTATCCGACCGCCAGGATCCTGGCGGAACTGCTCAAGGCGCGCGGCAGCCTGCACCGCACGACCGACCGGCTCGCCCGCAAAGACGCGGCCGCCCACTCGGACGCCGAACTCGCCGCGTTCCTGCGGATCCACGCCCACCATCCCTGGAAGCCCCCGGTCGGCGGGCTCGTCGCGGCCCTCGGGCACGACGTCGTGCACGGCCTGGACGTCACCGTCGCCCTGGGGCTGGACCGCACGGTCCCCGAGGACCGGCTGCGGACCCTCCTCGACGCCGTCGACCCGCGCGCCTTCCGCGTCTTCGGCACCGACCTCACCGGCGTCCGGCTGTGCGCCGACGACCTCGACTGGTCCTTCGGCACGGGCGCGCCCCTGTACGGCCGCGGCCAGGACCTGCTGCTGGTCGCCTACGGCCGCAGGCTTCCCGCCGGCCGGCTGCGCGGCGACGAAGTTCACCGTTTCGTCACAGCCTGA
- a CDS encoding L,D-transpeptidase family protein: MGDIRRRSVVALGVTGLVAPLALALTAAPAQSATNCTTQAGPYQKQVEKFLGRPVDGRQSAADCKAIKAFQDRNGITPDIGYAGPVTWAVMDLINQQKAVGKNPGKDGKCPVNKGRIACVNLTLQLSWIQDGRKLVYGPVPVRTGRKGYTTRTGLKKIYWRDLHHVSTLYNVPMPYSQFFDGGQAFHSVGLSMWNPPGSHGCVNMTTKDAQKYWSLLRTGDDVFVYGRKPGT, from the coding sequence ATGGGGGACATACGGAGACGGAGTGTCGTCGCGCTGGGCGTCACGGGACTGGTGGCGCCGCTCGCGCTCGCCCTCACCGCCGCACCGGCCCAGTCGGCCACGAACTGCACCACGCAGGCGGGGCCGTACCAGAAGCAGGTGGAGAAGTTTCTCGGCCGGCCCGTCGACGGCAGGCAGTCGGCCGCCGACTGCAAGGCCATCAAGGCCTTCCAGGACCGAAACGGCATCACCCCCGACATCGGCTACGCCGGTCCCGTCACCTGGGCCGTGATGGACCTGATCAACCAGCAGAAGGCCGTGGGCAAGAACCCCGGCAAGGACGGCAAGTGTCCGGTGAACAAGGGCCGTATCGCCTGCGTGAACCTCACGCTCCAGCTCAGCTGGATCCAGGACGGCAGGAAACTCGTCTACGGACCCGTCCCCGTGCGCACCGGCCGCAAGGGCTACACCACCCGCACAGGCCTGAAGAAGATCTACTGGCGGGACCTCCACCACGTCTCGACCCTGTACAACGTGCCGATGCCCTACAGCCAGTTCTTCGACGGCGGCCAGGCCTTCCACTCGGTGGGCCTGAGCATGTGGAACCCGCCCGGTTCGCACGGCTGCGTCAACATGACCACCAAGGACGCCCAGAAGTACTGGTCGTTGCTGAGGACGGGCGACGACGTCTTCGTCTACGGCCGCAAGCCGGGCACCTGA
- a CDS encoding Gfo/Idh/MocA family protein: MTFSLGIVGAGQFSGQFATLFQAHPGVRDVYVTDLLPERAERLVAAQGLAGTFPSYEAMLESKAVDAVAVFTQRWTHGPLVLQGLAAGKHVYSAVPMAISTEETAAIIDAVRATGLTYMMGETSQYNPATVHARNQIDRRAFGRLFYAEGDYVHDMDLGFYDAYRYSGGENWKATASYPPLLYPTHSVGGVLGAWRTHAVSVSAIGVRDDRGDGVFDRSVSQFDNDVSNATALFEVAGGGSFRTNEFRRVGYPSHIRESRFRFFGTEASMEQLATVALWQDKDGVKDISELLEPKATLSPDDPSLAHVAPELRAAFTSGSAPVHDRSRLPREFDGLHNGHEGSHHFLVDDFVTAVNTRSLPSVDAWTAARYTLPGIIAHESARQGGVRLAIPDFGDAPEM, encoded by the coding sequence ATGACTTTCTCTCTCGGTATCGTCGGCGCCGGACAGTTCTCCGGTCAGTTCGCCACGCTGTTCCAGGCCCATCCCGGCGTCCGTGACGTGTATGTCACCGATCTGCTGCCCGAGCGGGCCGAGCGGCTCGTCGCCGCACAGGGGCTCGCAGGCACCTTCCCGTCGTACGAGGCCATGCTGGAGTCGAAAGCGGTCGACGCGGTCGCGGTCTTCACCCAGCGCTGGACGCACGGCCCGCTGGTGCTGCAGGGCCTTGCTGCCGGCAAGCACGTGTACTCCGCCGTCCCCATGGCGATCAGCACCGAGGAGACAGCCGCGATCATCGACGCGGTCCGGGCGACCGGGCTGACCTACATGATGGGCGAGACCAGCCAGTACAACCCGGCGACCGTGCACGCCCGCAACCAGATCGACCGGCGCGCCTTCGGTCGGCTGTTCTACGCCGAGGGCGACTACGTCCACGACATGGACCTCGGCTTCTACGACGCCTACCGCTACAGCGGCGGCGAGAACTGGAAGGCGACCGCCAGCTATCCGCCCCTGCTGTATCCGACGCATTCGGTGGGCGGGGTACTCGGGGCCTGGCGGACACATGCGGTGAGCGTGTCGGCGATCGGCGTGCGGGACGATCGCGGCGACGGCGTCTTCGATCGTTCGGTCAGCCAGTTCGACAACGACGTGTCGAACGCGACCGCTCTGTTCGAGGTGGCGGGCGGTGGATCGTTCCGCACGAACGAGTTCCGGCGGGTCGGCTACCCCTCGCACATCCGCGAGTCCCGGTTCCGGTTCTTCGGCACCGAGGCCAGCATGGAGCAGCTGGCGACGGTGGCGCTGTGGCAGGACAAGGACGGGGTGAAGGACATCAGCGAACTGCTGGAGCCCAAGGCGACGCTGTCCCCCGACGATCCCTCGCTGGCCCATGTCGCGCCGGAGCTGCGGGCCGCCTTCACCTCCGGTTCGGCCCCGGTGCACGACCGGTCCCGGCTGCCCCGGGAGTTCGACGGGCTGCACAACGGCCACGAGGGCAGCCATCACTTCCTCGTGGACGACTTCGTCACCGCCGTCAACACCCGTTCACTGCCGTCGGTGGACGCGTGGACGGCCGCCCGCTACACCCTGCCGGGCATCATCGCGCACGAGTCCGCGCGGCAGGGCGGGGTACGGCTGGCGATCCCCGACTTCGGGGACGCGCCCGAGATGTGA